Proteins encoded together in one Musa acuminata AAA Group cultivar baxijiao chromosome BXJ3-6, Cavendish_Baxijiao_AAA, whole genome shotgun sequence window:
- the LOC103988821 gene encoding uncharacterized protein LOC103988821 isoform X2 — protein sequence MFQKLIPYEKVLRHQICSLLMTSLRTNAELEGEAGEPTFRRLVLRAVANVIRMYSLSLVTESEVFLNMLVKVTRLDLPLWHRILVLEVLRGFCVEARTLGLLFWNFDMNPKNTNVVENMVKALARVVSTIQMVPESSEESLAAVAGMFNSKAKGIEWSMDSDASNAAVLVASEAHAITLAIEGLLGVVYTVATLTDEAVEVGELDSPRCDTDPSAECTGKTAILCVSMVNSTWLTILDALSLILMRSQGEAIILEILKGYQAFTQACGVLRAVEPLNSFLASLCKFTINIPSEGEKKSVLLSPGSKRSDSLPDQRDNVVLTPKNVQALRTLFNVAHRLHNVLGPSWVLVLETLASLDRTIHSPHASTQEVSASASRLARETSGHYTDFHILSSLNSQLFESSALMHVSAVKSLLSALRQLSSQCSSGNSQAQSQQIGGVAFSVERMTSILVNNLHRVEPLWDQIVAHLLELADNSNPQVRNLALDALDQSICAVLGSDEFQGIKASQQLPDSHDAKDAEVGSFECVFLSPLLVLYMSSQSLDVRAGSLKILLHVLERHGDKLYYSWPSILKLLRAVADASERDLVPLGFQSMRIIMNDGLSTIPTHCLDVCIEVTGAYSAQKKEINISLTAIGLLWTATDFIAKGLAHSLIQEIDDGIAPGVDPKDEQAIHTMEVHEPIISKSLIDYNKLLFSVFSILQNLAGDQRPEVRNSAIRTLFQTLGSHGQKIPGSMWEDCLWNYVFPILDRVSHLASTSSREEWQGKELGTRGGKAVHMLIHHSRNTAQKQWDETIVLVLGGITRLLRSFFPFLQSLGNFAACWELLLDFVKNSILNGSKEVALAAINCLQTIVNSHCPKGNLAVSYVKSMLDVYELVIQMFPNYTSSAASKVKQEILNGLGDLYTQAHIMFDADMYLQLLAILHLAIRSSKSSGDMENEAIQENLPPVQRTILEILPLLRPTERLSSMWSQFIKALLCYLIGYEARSHKIINDMELAVRSNHDHEGLEKDSHNASSSSPENKSRDFTNHKEINMKPKPDVANGASSVSMTKSQPSFPHSATSDDTASSHLSPLFGEKLLPVIVKLYLEASPSEKCCISAEILHGLGRCMSTRRDNPNGTLWKVAVDGFNCVLIDAITRVNSENKFDQNTYKSYRASLWNEVADVYEIFLVGSCGRVLSSRTLLVEALLADEVIEMNVLSTLGDKVLKSHIDAPLEILERLITTLDRCASRIDSLPLESVGLMPSHCSRFSLSCLQTIFSLCSFTCEDSWHQTRSEVSKLTVTILLRRCETILDKFLTDENSLGEHPLPSVRIDETVYVLQELARLSIHSDAAAVLQVPPSVREILKKNNNIGRAHLYVLFPSFCELVVSREVKVRELVQVLLRLIATDLGLQRPR from the exons GTTCCAGAATCAAGTGAAGAGAGCCTTGCAGCTGTTGCAGGAATGTTTAACAGTAAAGCTAAAG GAATTGAATGGAGCATGGATAGTGATGCATCTAATGCTGCTGTTCTGGTTGCTAGTGAAGCCCATGCTATCACCTTGGCTATTGAAGGACTTTTGGGAGTCGTTTATACAGTTGCTACATTAACAGATGAAGCTGTGGAGGTGGGAGAG CTTGATTCTCCTAGATGCGATACTGATCCATCAGCAGAATGCACTGGAAAGACAGCTATTTTATGTGTGTCTATGGTTAATTCAACATGGTTAACTATTCTTGATGCTTTGTCTCTTATTTTGATGAG GTCGCAAGGGGAAGCTATAATACTGGAGATTCTTAAAGGATATCAAGCGTTTACCCAA GCATGTGGAGTACTTCGTGCTGTAGAACCTTTAAATTCTTTCTTGGCATCGCTATGtaaatttaccatcaacattccaaGTGAGGGAGAAAAGAAAAG TGTTCTACTCTCTCCTGGATCAAAGAGGTCAGACTCCCTACCTGATCAGCGAGATAATGTTGTTTTAACCCCTAAAAATGTGCAG GCATTGAGAACACTCTTCAACGTAGCACACCGCTTGCATAATGTCTTGGGTCCATCCTGGGTTTTG GTCTTGGAGACTCTGGCGTCTCTAGATAGAACCATTCATTCTCCTCATGCATCTACCCAG GAAGTTTCAGCTTCTGCTTCAAGACTTGCAAGAGAAACATCTGGGCACTATACTGACTTCCACATTCTCTCTTCTTTGAATTCTCAG CTATTCGAAAGTTCAGCATTAATGCATGTATCTGCAGTGAAGTCACTGCTATCTGCATTACGTCAGTTATCAAGTCAGTGCAGTTCTGGAAATTCTCAAGCACAAAGTCAGCAGATTGGAGGTGTTGCATTCTCGGTGGAGCGCATGACGTCTATACTTGTAAATAATCTCCACA GGGTTGAGCCCCTATGGGATCAAATTGTTGCTCATCTTCTTGAG CTAGCTGATAATTCAAACCCACAAGTAAGAAATTTGGCACTAGATGCACTAGATCAGTCAATTTGTGCAGTCTTGGGCTCTGATGAATTTCAGGGCATTAAAGCATCTCAACAGTTGCCTGATTCTCAT GATGCCAAAGatgctgaagttggatcatttgaaTGTGTTTTTCTATCTCCGTTGTTGGTTCTTTATATGTCTAGTCAGAGCCTTGATGTTCGGGCGGgatcattaaaaatattattgcatGTTTTAGAG AGACATGGCGACAAACTGTATTATAGCTGGCCCAGTATACTTAAATTGTTGAG GGCTGTGGCTGATGCATCAGAGAGAGATCTTGTGCCATTAGGATTCCAG AGTATGCGCATCATCATGAATGATGGACTGTCAACCATTCCTACACACTGTCTTGATGT CTGTATAGAAGTCACAGGTGCATATAGTGCTCAGAAGAAGGAAATAAATATAAGTTTGACCGCAATTGGCCTACTTTGGACTGCAACTGACTTTATTGCGAAGGGATTGGCTCACAGTCTCATCCAGGAAATTGATGATG GGATTGCTCCTGGTGTAGACCCCAAAGATGAACAGGCCATTCATACCATGGAAGTTCATGAACCAATTATCTCGAAAAGTTTGATTGATTACAATAAGTTGCTTTTTTCAGTTTTCTCCATTCTTCAAAATCTTGCAGGAGATCAGAGGCCTGAG gTAAGAAATTCAGCGATTAGGACTTTGTTTCAGACTTTGGGCAGTCATGGACAGAAGATACCCGGAAGTATGTGGGAGGATTGCCTATGGAATTATGTATTCCCCATTCTAGATCGTGTTTCTCACCTG GCATCCACTTCATCCCGGGAAGAGTGGCAAGGAAAAGAATTAGGGACTCGAGGAGGAAAAGCTGTTCATATGCTGATTCACCACAG CCGCAATACGGCTCAGAAGCAATGGGATGAGACTATCGTATTGGTTTTGGGTGGAATAACAAGGCTACTGCGCtcctttttcccttttcttcAGAGTTTGGGCAATTTTGCTGCTT GTTGGGAACTTTTGCTAGATTTTGTCAAGAATAGCATCTTAAATGGTAGTAAAGAagttgcacttgctgcaataaatTGTTTACAGACAATTGTTAATTCACATTGTCCAAAG GGAAACCTGGCTGTATCTTATGTCAAATCTATGCTTGATGTCTATGAACTTGTAATTCAAATGTTCCCTAATTACACTAGTAGTGCAGCTAGCAAGGTGAAGCAGGAGATCCTGAATGGTCTTG GAGATCTCTATACGCAAGCACACATAATGTTTGATGCAGACATGTACTTGCAGCTGCTTGCTATATTGCATTTGGCCATTAGAAGTTCCAAGAGTTCTGGTGACATGGAAAATGAAGCT ATCCAGGAAAACCTTCCACCAGTACAGCGTACAATTTTGGAGATTTTACCTCTTCTACGTCCTACAGAACGTCTATCATCCATGTGGTCCCAGTTTATCAAGGCGCTCCTGTGTTATCTGATTGGATATGAAGCTCGTTCACATAAAATCATAAATGACATGGAATTGGCAGTGCGTTCAAACCATGATCATGAGGGTTTAGAAAAGGACTCTCATAATGCTTCAAGTTCTTCTCCAGAAAACAAATCCAGGGATTTCACAAATCATAAGGAAATTAACATGAAACCAAAGCCTGATGTTGCTAATGGTGCCTCTTCTGTCTCCATGACAAAATCACAGCCTTCATTTCCTCACTCAGCTACTTCTGATGACACAGCAAGCTCCCACTTGAGCCCTTTGTTTGGAGAAAAGCTTCTTCCTGTTATTGTGAAGCTCTATCTAGAGGCCTCACCATCTGAAAAGTGCTGTATATCTGCTGAAATCTTGCATGGACTTGGAAG gtgCATGAGTACTAGAAGAGATAACCCAAATGGTACCCTTTGGAAAGTTGCAGTTGATGGCTTCAATTGTGTTCTTATTGATGCCATAACCAGAGTAAATTCAGAaaataaatttgatcaaaatacCTATAAAAGTTATAGGGCTAGTCTTTGGAATGAGGTGGCAGATGTCTATGAAATATTTTTGGTTGGTTCATGTGGACGAGTTCTTTCATCTAGAACTCTTTTGGTTGAAGCACTTTTAGCTGATGAGGTCATCGAGATGAATGTTCTGAGTACTCTGGGAGACAAGGTTCTTAAAAGCCATATTGATGCTCCTCTTGAG ATATTGGAACGATTAATTACAACCCTTGACCGTTGTGCATCCAGAATTGACTCTTTACCTCTTGAGAGTGTTGGGCTTATGCCTTCGCATTGTAGCAGATTCTCTCTGAGCTGTTTACAGACAATATTTTCCTTATGCAG TTTTACATGTGAAGATAGCTGGCATCAAACAAGATCGGAAGTTAGCAAGCTCACAGTCACCATTCTTTTGAGGAGATGTGAAACTATTTTGGACAAGTTTTTGACTGATGAAAATAGCCTAG GAGAGCATCCACTGCCGAGTGTGAGAATCGATGAAACTGTATATGTTCTTCAAGAACTTGCTCGACTGTCGATTCATTCGGATGCAGCAGCTGTTCTTCAAGTACCACCATCTGTAAGAGAAATCCTAAAGAAGAATAACAATATTGGACGTGCCCATCTATATGTATTGTTTCCATCATTTTGCGAGCTTGTTGTATCAAG GGAAGTTAAGGTGAGGGAGCTAGTGCAAGTACTTCTAAGACTAATTGCCACAGATTTAGGGCTGCAGCGTCCAAGATGA